A window of the Tunturibacter empetritectus genome harbors these coding sequences:
- a CDS encoding DNA-formamidopyrimidine glycosylase family protein, whose translation MPEGDTIYRAARALQRAIGGKVVTGFDTGLAKLARVNDDAPLIGRTVEKVESRGKWCLIFFSGDLILVTHMLMSGSWHLYRTGEKWWMGRDRMRVVIRVGPESSSSMQSEMEEERSFVSANDTPPFAMKPQRMGHPVDVGWEAVGFNIPVAEFHTARSLERSSQVPKLGPDILSDEFTVEGGMARLGAYAVENPEAEIAVVLLNQRVLAGLGNVYKSEVAFAAGVNPFRAMRTITQREMEVMVEVSQRYMKANVVDGAGDGIVTYSGNRRTTHSSNREERLWVYGRQGQECRRCGAAVMMRKQGVQARSTYWCPECQPWVGMGETAAPVGRAVAVRRGKIGC comes from the coding sequence ATGCCTGAAGGGGATACGATTTATCGCGCTGCTCGAGCGCTGCAGAGGGCGATTGGGGGCAAGGTGGTGACTGGGTTCGACACTGGGTTGGCCAAGCTGGCTCGAGTGAACGATGATGCTCCACTGATAGGCAGGACCGTCGAGAAGGTAGAGTCACGCGGGAAGTGGTGCCTGATTTTTTTCTCGGGTGATTTGATTCTTGTGACGCATATGTTGATGAGCGGAAGCTGGCATCTGTATCGCACCGGAGAAAAGTGGTGGATGGGAAGGGATAGGATGCGGGTGGTGATTCGGGTGGGGCCTGAATCTTCTTCTTCGATGCAATCTGAGATGGAGGAAGAGCGGTCGTTTGTTTCCGCAAACGATACCCCACCCTTTGCGATGAAGCCGCAAAGGATGGGGCACCCGGTTGATGTGGGGTGGGAGGCTGTTGGGTTCAACATTCCCGTTGCGGAGTTCCATACGGCGCGGTCGCTGGAGCGGAGTAGCCAGGTGCCGAAGCTGGGGCCGGATATTTTGTCGGATGAGTTTACCGTGGAGGGTGGGATGGCTCGGCTGGGTGCTTATGCGGTAGAAAATCCTGAGGCGGAGATTGCTGTGGTGCTGCTGAATCAGCGCGTGCTGGCTGGGCTTGGGAATGTTTACAAGAGCGAGGTGGCGTTTGCGGCGGGGGTGAATCCGTTTCGCGCAATGAGGACGATTACGCAGCGAGAGATGGAGGTGATGGTGGAGGTATCGCAGAGGTATATGAAAGCGAATGTGGTGGACGGGGCGGGGGATGGTATTGTGACTTACTCGGGGAATCGGCGGACGACGCATTCGTCGAATCGCGAGGAGAGACTTTGGGTGTATGGACGGCAGGGGCAGGAGTGCCGGCGGTGTGGGGCGGCGGTGATGATGCGGAAGCAGGGGGTGCAGGCTCGGTCTACGTATTGGTGTCCGGAGTGCCAGCCCTGGGTTGGGATGGGGGAGACGGCTGCTCCGGTGGGGCGGGCAGTCGCGGTGCGACGCGGGAAGATCGGATGTTAA
- a CDS encoding Crp/Fnr family transcriptional regulator — protein sequence MRFLVPIELPLETRLSEPNEAIEFIYFLNSGLISTDAITEKGESVEVGVIGREGFSGLPALLDQPQMSHSVLMQGQGEGLRIRSSIVRDQFLKGGMLRRLVHSFAYLQLVQTAQSVLCNRMHEVDARLARWLLTSADRMESESLNLTQEFLARMLGVQRSTVTVAAGDLQRAGVIGYSRGKINILDRPALIKKACECYSIVTSSYNRIISKTSAEELSYVD from the coding sequence GTGAGATTTCTTGTGCCTATCGAGCTGCCTCTGGAGACGCGTCTCTCGGAGCCTAATGAGGCTATCGAGTTTATTTATTTTTTGAATAGTGGCTTGATCTCGACGGATGCGATAACGGAGAAGGGCGAATCGGTGGAGGTTGGAGTGATCGGGCGTGAGGGGTTCTCCGGTTTGCCGGCGCTGTTGGATCAACCGCAGATGTCGCATTCGGTGTTGATGCAGGGACAAGGCGAGGGGCTGCGAATCCGTTCTTCTATCGTGCGCGATCAGTTTTTGAAGGGTGGAATGTTACGACGGCTGGTCCATTCGTTTGCCTACCTGCAGCTTGTGCAGACTGCTCAGTCAGTGTTGTGCAACCGGATGCATGAGGTGGATGCGAGGCTGGCGCGATGGCTGCTGACATCCGCTGACCGGATGGAGTCGGAGTCTTTGAACCTGACCCAGGAGTTTCTGGCGCGGATGCTGGGGGTGCAGCGGTCGACGGTGACGGTGGCGGCAGGAGATCTGCAGCGGGCCGGAGTTATTGGCTACAGCCGGGGAAAGATCAACATTCTGGATCGCCCGGCGCTGATCAAAAAAGCTTGCGAGTGCTACAGCATCGTTACTTCTTCCTACAATCGAATTATCAGCAAGACATCGGCTGAAGAGTTGAGCTATGTCGATTAG
- a CDS encoding transglycosylase domain-containing protein, with product MSLLPVKLKYGSNVRNKLKASGLESHILRVALIALLAILVVGCSVFAYFYYHYQRVVDDRIASGPIFASVSQIYAAPREVRAGQKLSAAAIAADLRQAGYNANSQLGTYQLNADNIFIKPGPESYHNTDGATINTSGGIVQSITAENGVTLSAYELEPQLITALSEDKNRTKRRLVSYDEIPPRMVQAVTAIEDRDFFNHGGINYLRIAKCAFSDLVTHHRTCGGSTLTQQLAKNLFLSPEKRIKRKMIEILITFQLEARFNKKQIFEMYANEINLGQRGSYAINGFGEAAQTFFGKNLQQLDLAECALLAGTIQSPTRLNPYRHPERAMARRNVVLDSMVETGSITASQAQAAKADPLRLAPPNIDASEAPYFVDLVHDQLVKHIGDQDIAHQSLRIYTSLDPELQRAASEAIEIGMKNVDELVRKRHKTSKDEDSGPITYPQVSLVAINPHTGQILALVGGRNYGASQLNHAVSQRPTGSIFKPFVYAAAYNSSLNGLSLSSGEEGAGSGVFTALTQLNDEETTFTYDNGRQTYTPKNKISGYKGDVTAAYALAHSLNAATVQLGQMVGFDNVAALARSAGITNARGTPSVAIGTYNATPIDMAGAYTVFANNGVHLTPWMLASVRNANGDVVSDFSPEAKQVMDPRAAYLTQSLLEGVMNYGTAAAVRGHGFTAPAAGKTGTSHDAWFAGYTSNLICIIWVGNDDYTDIKLEGAHAAEPIWTEFMKRAILLPQYSDVKAFIPPVGITTARIDKTSNLLADPSCPGNILYAAFLDGTAPVNTCSQMSESPQNFIQKMLGLGGKSTPDTTMPPSPAPIVRVNPNTPPDGNAPDTTQQPAQPKKKNFLQKIFGGGKDKDKQQQQPTPPQ from the coding sequence ATGAGCCTCTTGCCAGTCAAACTCAAATACGGCAGCAACGTCCGAAACAAACTGAAAGCCTCCGGTCTGGAGTCGCACATTCTGCGTGTGGCTCTCATCGCTCTGCTCGCCATCCTGGTCGTCGGCTGCAGTGTCTTCGCCTACTTCTATTACCACTACCAGCGCGTCGTCGACGACCGCATCGCCTCCGGCCCCATCTTCGCCAGCGTCTCGCAGATCTACGCCGCGCCACGCGAGGTTCGTGCCGGACAGAAGCTCTCCGCCGCCGCCATCGCCGCAGACCTGCGCCAGGCAGGCTACAACGCCAACTCCCAGCTTGGCACCTACCAGCTCAACGCAGACAACATCTTCATCAAACCCGGCCCCGAAAGCTACCACAACACCGACGGCGCCACCATCAACACCAGTGGCGGCATCGTGCAAAGCATCACCGCTGAAAACGGTGTCACCCTCAGCGCCTACGAGCTCGAGCCCCAGCTCATCACCGCCCTCTCCGAAGACAAGAACCGCACCAAGCGCCGCCTCGTCTCTTACGACGAGATCCCTCCCCGCATGGTCCAGGCCGTCACCGCCATTGAGGACCGCGACTTCTTCAATCACGGCGGCATCAACTACCTCCGCATCGCCAAGTGCGCCTTCTCCGACCTCGTCACCCATCACCGCACCTGCGGCGGCTCTACGCTAACCCAGCAGCTTGCAAAAAACCTCTTCCTGTCGCCCGAGAAGCGCATCAAGCGCAAGATGATCGAGATCCTCATCACCTTCCAGCTCGAAGCCCGCTTCAATAAAAAGCAGATCTTCGAGATGTACGCTAACGAGATCAACCTCGGCCAGCGAGGCAGCTACGCCATCAACGGATTCGGCGAGGCCGCCCAGACCTTCTTCGGCAAAAATCTCCAGCAGCTCGACCTTGCGGAGTGCGCTCTCCTCGCCGGCACCATCCAGTCGCCCACTCGCCTCAATCCCTACCGTCATCCCGAGCGCGCCATGGCGCGGCGCAACGTTGTCCTGGACTCCATGGTAGAAACCGGTTCCATCACCGCCAGCCAGGCACAAGCTGCAAAGGCCGACCCCTTACGCCTCGCACCACCCAACATTGACGCCAGCGAAGCCCCGTACTTCGTCGACCTCGTCCACGACCAGCTCGTCAAACACATCGGCGACCAGGACATCGCTCACCAGAGCCTCCGAATCTACACCTCGCTCGACCCCGAACTTCAGCGCGCCGCCTCCGAGGCCATCGAGATCGGAATGAAGAACGTCGACGAGCTTGTCCGCAAACGGCATAAGACTTCCAAAGACGAGGATTCCGGTCCCATCACCTATCCCCAGGTCTCGCTCGTAGCGATCAACCCGCACACAGGGCAGATCCTTGCCCTCGTCGGCGGTCGCAACTACGGCGCCTCCCAGCTCAATCACGCCGTCTCCCAGCGCCCAACCGGGTCCATCTTCAAACCCTTCGTCTACGCCGCGGCCTACAACAGCTCCCTCAACGGTCTCTCGCTCAGCAGCGGCGAAGAAGGAGCAGGAAGCGGAGTCTTCACCGCGCTCACCCAACTCAACGACGAAGAGACCACCTTCACCTACGACAACGGCCGCCAGACCTACACGCCAAAGAATAAGATCAGCGGTTATAAAGGCGACGTGACCGCAGCCTACGCCCTCGCTCACTCACTCAACGCGGCTACAGTTCAGCTGGGCCAGATGGTAGGTTTCGACAATGTCGCCGCACTCGCCCGGTCTGCCGGAATTACCAACGCGCGCGGCACTCCGTCGGTAGCCATCGGCACCTACAACGCCACACCTATCGACATGGCCGGGGCCTACACGGTCTTCGCTAACAACGGCGTCCACCTCACCCCCTGGATGCTCGCCTCCGTCCGCAACGCGAATGGAGACGTCGTCTCCGACTTCTCACCCGAAGCCAAGCAGGTCATGGACCCTCGCGCCGCCTACCTCACTCAATCTCTCCTCGAAGGAGTGATGAACTACGGCACCGCCGCCGCCGTCCGAGGCCACGGCTTCACCGCCCCCGCCGCTGGCAAGACCGGCACCAGCCACGACGCGTGGTTCGCAGGCTATACCTCCAACCTGATCTGCATCATCTGGGTCGGCAACGACGACTACACCGACATCAAGCTGGAGGGCGCGCACGCCGCCGAACCCATCTGGACCGAGTTCATGAAGCGCGCCATCCTCCTGCCTCAGTACTCTGACGTCAAAGCCTTCATCCCGCCCGTAGGCATCACGACAGCTCGCATCGACAAGACATCCAACCTCCTCGCCGACCCCAGCTGCCCTGGCAACATCCTCTATGCTGCCTTCCTCGACGGCACCGCACCGGTCAACACCTGCAGTCAGATGAGCGAGAGTCCGCAGAACTTCATCCAGAAGATGCTGGGCCTGGGCGGCAAATCCACTCCTGACACCACGATGCCACCCAGCCCCGCGCCCATCGTCCGCGTCAACCCGAACACACCACCCGACGGCAACGCCCCCGACACCACCCAGCAGCCAGCCCAGCCCAAGAAGAAAAACTTCCTTCAGAAGATCTTCGGCGGCGGCAAAGACAAAGACAAACAGCAACAGCAGCCCACTCCACCACAATAG
- a CDS encoding Lhr family helicase codes for MPPKTSKPSKPDKKIVPEKTEPLLPEKLAGETALGLFHPITAKWFRAVFEAPTAPQVEGWPAIARGESTLILAPTGTGKTLTAFLWCLDRLMMRTAPEAASGCRVVYLSPLKALAADVERNLRSPLVGIANMAKREGVMVRMPEISVRTGDTPQKERARFRRHPGDILITTPESLYLMLTSEAGEALRSVETVIVDEIHALVPSKRGAHMALSLERLEALTGRRLQRIGLSATQRPLEEVARFLGGAEAAAQRVGESAGQQVSESASQRISEAAGELSVVEPALDVSRVLMSTASDDGVRPDVGADAPLYRPVTVVNAGARKVLELKVEVPVEDMARLGEIQEQPSGPASQGPKRTSIWQSIHPRLLEIIQGRTSTLIFVNARRVAERLAGALNELAGEQIARAHHGSLASTQRTEIEELLKAGKIKALVATSSLELGIDMGAIDLVIQIEAPPSVASGMQRIGRAGHQVGAPSNGIIFPKYRADLIACAAVTRAMHEGHVESTRFLRNPLDVLAQQMVAVIAHPPLNVADAERRSKHKTEEEESPGISYAALFGLVRSAAPFAGLSQSVFDGVLDMLAGRYPSDEFAELRPRITWDRTRNWITPRAGVKRIAILNGGTIPDRGTYGVFLAGQRSKPVRVGELDEEMVFESRTGDTFILGASTWRIDEITHDRVLVTPAPGEAGKMPFWHGDQAGRPLEFGRRIGALVRELRDAPRSVAMARLTAEHDLEPGAAENVLRYLADQELATVNVPDDQNIVVERVRDELGDWRVCVLTPFGSRVHAPWAMAVTAKLRAGNGQEVETMWSEDGFVLRFPETEEAPAIEPILLEAEEAAELVLRQLGSTALFAAKFRESAARALLLPRRRADGRTPLWQQRKRAYDLLSVASRYASFPIVLEAYRECLRDVFDMPALMETLRAVQNRSLRVHTVDSRTPSPFASALLFSYVANYIYDGDAPLAERRAQALSIDQDQLRELMGDADLRELLDINAIEETEEQLQCLAESYRARNMDGVHDLLLRLGDLTREELLRRCVTDEVAESVGKLMRARRALEVQVAGEKRVIAVEDAARYRDALGVPLPPGLPGAFLEEMPDALLDLMRRFARTHGPFTTPEAAGRFDLPVESVEAVLQRLIQSGKVVEGGFRPGGIHREWCDNEVLRSIRRRSLARLRKEVEPVEQRTLARLFTRWQGVVQPRRGLDALLDVIENLQGAPLPASILETEILPARLVGYKSSDLDTLIAAGEVIWVGFDPIGERDGRIGLYLAEKLSALWPIAPTLPAERVMRDQDGKVIPAAAIAVSKETEIVEYLKGHGASFFQDLHDGVGGGYPGETLEALWSLVWRGMLTNDGFAALRAYCERSAASGAGRSGKPARRVHQQIGFRSRRTTPPTAQGRWGLNAAAFAMERSATEWSHAIAQQLLTRYGVVFRETAHAENLPGGFSAIYDVMKALEESGKIRRGYFAADLGATQFALPAAVDLLRSLRSANQADKTEMLQLAATDPANPYGALMRWPAAPEEGSSLTRSVGARVILCDGALVTYLRRGNPNLQVFLPEEEPQRSQVARSLAEFLVSRVQAQEDAQGRGGMLIASVNGVAVAEHWMAKFLLDAGFAAGAMGFNVRRGLPPLPGARGEVRANA; via the coding sequence ATGCCGCCAAAGACTTCTAAGCCTTCGAAGCCTGACAAGAAGATAGTACCGGAGAAGACGGAGCCACTGCTGCCTGAGAAGCTCGCGGGTGAGACCGCGCTTGGGCTGTTTCATCCGATTACTGCGAAGTGGTTTCGGGCTGTGTTTGAAGCGCCGACGGCTCCACAAGTGGAGGGCTGGCCGGCGATCGCTCGTGGTGAGTCGACGCTGATCCTTGCGCCGACGGGCACGGGCAAGACGCTGACGGCGTTTCTGTGGTGTCTCGACAGATTGATGATGCGGACGGCTCCCGAGGCTGCGAGCGGGTGCAGGGTGGTGTATCTTTCGCCGCTGAAGGCGCTGGCGGCGGATGTGGAGCGCAATCTCAGGTCTCCTCTTGTAGGGATTGCCAACATGGCGAAGCGTGAGGGCGTCATGGTGCGGATGCCGGAGATCAGCGTGCGCACGGGGGACACACCGCAGAAGGAGCGCGCGCGGTTTCGGAGGCACCCTGGCGACATTCTGATTACTACGCCGGAGAGTCTGTACCTGATGCTGACCTCGGAGGCGGGGGAGGCGCTGCGGTCGGTGGAGACGGTGATTGTGGATGAGATTCATGCACTGGTGCCGAGCAAACGCGGGGCACATATGGCGTTGTCGCTGGAGCGGCTGGAGGCGTTGACGGGGAGGAGGCTGCAGCGGATTGGTTTGTCGGCTACGCAACGGCCGCTGGAGGAGGTGGCGCGATTTCTTGGTGGGGCGGAGGCAGCGGCTCAGCGAGTCGGCGAGTCAGCGGGACAGCAGGTCAGCGAGTCAGCGAGTCAGCGGATCAGCGAAGCGGCTGGTGAGTTGAGCGTGGTTGAGCCGGCGCTTGATGTGAGTCGTGTGTTGATGAGTACGGCCAGTGACGATGGGGTGAGGCCGGATGTTGGCGCGGATGCTCCACTGTATCGGCCAGTGACGGTGGTGAACGCCGGAGCGCGGAAGGTGCTGGAGCTGAAGGTTGAGGTTCCGGTGGAGGATATGGCCCGGCTGGGGGAGATTCAGGAGCAGCCCAGTGGGCCGGCTTCGCAGGGGCCGAAGAGAACTTCGATCTGGCAGTCGATTCATCCGAGACTGCTGGAGATTATTCAAGGGCGGACGTCTACGCTGATCTTCGTGAATGCTCGAAGGGTGGCGGAGCGGCTGGCTGGGGCGTTGAATGAGCTTGCGGGAGAGCAGATTGCGCGGGCGCATCATGGTTCGCTTGCGTCAACGCAGAGGACGGAGATCGAGGAGCTGCTGAAGGCGGGAAAGATCAAGGCGCTGGTGGCGACTTCGTCGCTTGAATTGGGGATCGATATGGGGGCGATCGACCTGGTGATTCAGATTGAGGCTCCGCCCTCTGTGGCTAGTGGGATGCAGCGGATTGGAAGAGCGGGGCACCAGGTGGGCGCTCCGTCCAATGGGATTATCTTTCCGAAGTATCGAGCGGATCTGATTGCGTGTGCGGCGGTGACGCGGGCGATGCATGAGGGGCACGTGGAGTCGACGCGGTTTCTGCGGAACCCGCTGGATGTGCTGGCGCAGCAGATGGTGGCGGTGATTGCTCATCCTCCACTGAACGTTGCCGATGCGGAGCGGCGATCGAAGCATAAGACGGAAGAAGAGGAGAGTCCAGGAATTAGTTATGCGGCGCTGTTCGGGTTGGTTCGGAGTGCGGCTCCGTTTGCGGGGTTGAGCCAGAGTGTCTTCGATGGAGTGCTGGATATGCTGGCGGGGCGGTATCCGTCGGATGAGTTTGCCGAGTTGCGGCCGCGGATTACCTGGGACAGGACGAGGAACTGGATTACACCGCGTGCCGGGGTGAAACGGATTGCGATTCTGAACGGGGGGACGATTCCTGATCGCGGGACGTATGGGGTGTTTCTGGCGGGGCAACGCTCGAAGCCTGTGCGGGTGGGGGAGCTGGACGAGGAGATGGTCTTCGAGAGCCGGACGGGAGATACGTTTATCCTTGGGGCTTCGACTTGGCGGATCGATGAGATCACGCATGACCGGGTGCTGGTGACACCGGCTCCGGGTGAGGCGGGGAAGATGCCGTTCTGGCATGGAGATCAGGCGGGACGGCCGCTGGAGTTTGGGCGAAGAATTGGGGCGCTGGTGAGGGAGTTGCGCGATGCTCCGCGCAGCGTGGCGATGGCACGGCTGACGGCGGAGCATGATCTGGAGCCAGGGGCGGCGGAGAATGTGCTGCGGTATCTGGCGGATCAGGAGTTGGCTACGGTCAATGTTCCGGATGATCAGAACATTGTGGTGGAGCGGGTGAGGGATGAGCTGGGGGATTGGCGGGTTTGTGTGCTGACTCCGTTTGGCAGCCGGGTACATGCGCCGTGGGCGATGGCGGTAACGGCGAAGCTTCGCGCGGGGAACGGGCAGGAGGTGGAGACGATGTGGTCGGAGGATGGCTTTGTGCTGCGCTTTCCTGAGACCGAGGAGGCTCCTGCGATTGAACCGATTCTGCTGGAGGCTGAGGAGGCTGCGGAGCTGGTGCTGCGGCAGCTGGGGTCGACGGCACTGTTTGCGGCGAAGTTTCGCGAGAGCGCGGCGCGGGCTTTGTTGCTGCCTAGGAGGAGGGCGGATGGACGGACGCCGCTGTGGCAGCAGAGGAAGAGGGCGTATGACTTGTTGAGTGTTGCGAGCCGGTATGCTTCGTTTCCGATTGTGCTTGAGGCTTACCGGGAGTGCCTGCGGGATGTGTTCGATATGCCAGCGCTGATGGAGACGCTGCGTGCGGTGCAGAACAGAAGTCTGCGGGTGCATACGGTGGACTCGCGGACGCCTTCGCCGTTTGCTTCGGCGCTGCTGTTCAGTTATGTGGCGAACTATATCTATGACGGAGATGCACCGCTGGCAGAGAGGCGGGCGCAGGCGCTTTCGATCGATCAGGATCAGCTACGGGAGCTGATGGGCGATGCGGATCTTCGGGAGCTGCTCGATATCAATGCGATTGAGGAGACCGAGGAGCAACTACAGTGTTTGGCTGAAAGTTATCGTGCGCGGAATATGGACGGGGTGCATGATCTGCTGCTGCGGCTTGGGGATCTGACGCGGGAGGAGCTGCTACGTCGATGTGTAACGGATGAGGTTGCAGAATCAGTCGGGAAGCTGATGCGGGCTCGGCGGGCGCTGGAGGTGCAGGTCGCAGGAGAGAAGCGGGTGATTGCGGTGGAAGATGCGGCGCGGTATCGGGATGCACTGGGAGTGCCACTGCCGCCGGGGCTGCCGGGCGCGTTTCTTGAGGAGATGCCGGATGCGCTGCTGGATCTGATGAGGAGGTTTGCGCGGACGCATGGCCCCTTTACGACGCCTGAGGCTGCTGGGCGATTTGATCTGCCGGTGGAGAGCGTGGAGGCGGTGCTGCAGCGGCTGATTCAGAGTGGGAAGGTGGTAGAGGGTGGGTTTAGACCGGGGGGAATTCATCGGGAGTGGTGCGACAACGAGGTGCTGCGTTCGATTCGGCGCAGGTCGCTGGCGAGGTTGCGGAAGGAGGTCGAGCCGGTGGAGCAGAGGACGCTGGCGCGGCTGTTTACGCGGTGGCAGGGTGTGGTGCAGCCTCGGCGGGGGCTGGATGCGCTGCTGGATGTGATCGAGAATTTGCAGGGGGCGCCGCTGCCGGCTTCGATTCTTGAGACGGAGATTCTGCCCGCGCGGCTTGTGGGATATAAGAGCTCGGATTTGGATACTTTGATTGCGGCGGGTGAGGTAATTTGGGTGGGGTTCGATCCGATTGGGGAGAGAGATGGGCGGATTGGGCTTTATCTGGCGGAGAAGCTGTCTGCTCTTTGGCCTATTGCCCCGACGCTGCCGGCGGAGCGAGTGATGCGGGATCAGGATGGGAAGGTGATTCCTGCTGCGGCGATTGCAGTGAGTAAAGAGACGGAGATTGTGGAGTATTTGAAAGGGCATGGGGCTTCGTTCTTTCAGGATCTGCATGATGGGGTCGGGGGCGGGTATCCGGGGGAGACGTTGGAGGCGCTTTGGAGTTTGGTGTGGCGAGGGATGCTTACTAATGATGGCTTCGCCGCGCTGCGTGCTTACTGCGAGAGGTCGGCGGCGAGTGGGGCTGGTAGATCTGGGAAGCCGGCTCGGAGGGTGCATCAACAGATTGGATTTCGGTCGAGGAGGACGACTCCGCCGACGGCGCAGGGGCGGTGGGGGTTGAATGCGGCGGCGTTTGCGATGGAGAGATCGGCGACTGAGTGGAGTCATGCGATTGCGCAACAGTTGCTGACGCGGTATGGGGTGGTGTTTCGTGAGACAGCGCATGCGGAGAATCTGCCGGGTGGGTTTTCGGCGATCTACGACGTGATGAAGGCGCTGGAGGAGAGCGGAAAGATTCGGCGAGGGTACTTTGCGGCGGATCTGGGGGCGACGCAGTTTGCGCTGCCGGCTGCGGTGGACCTGCTGCGGTCGTTGCGGTCTGCGAACCAGGCGGACAAGACGGAGATGCTGCAGCTGGCGGCGACTGATCCGGCGAATCCCTATGGAGCCTTGATGCGGTGGCCTGCCGCACCGGAGGAGGGGTCTTCCTTGACGCGGAGCGTTGGGGCTCGTGTGATTCTTTGCGATGGGGCGCTTGTGACTTATCTGCGGCGGGGGAATCCTAATTTGCAGGTGTTTCTGCCGGAGGAAGAGCCGCAGAGATCGCAGGTTGCGCGGAGTTTGGCGGAGTTTCTGGTGTCGCGGGTGCAGGCCCAGGAGGATGCACAGGGCAGGGGTGGGATGTTGATTGCGAGTGTCAATGGAGTGGCAGTGGCGGAGCATTGGATGGCAAAGTTTTTGCTCGATGCGGGATTTGCGGCGGGGGCTATGGGGTTCAATGTGCGCAGGGGATTGCCGCCGCTGCCGGGCGCTCGCGGTGAGGTGAGAGCGAATGCCTGA
- a CDS encoding proline--tRNA ligase yields the protein MHRWSQLFIPTLREAPADAEVASHKLLLRAGYIRQLGAGIYSYLFLGNRSVNKIVAIVREEMDRIGQEFFLPALNPKELWESSGRWSGMGENMFRLKDRKGAELCLAMTHEEVMTSIARNELRSYKQLPQIWYQIQTKFRDEPRPKSGLLRVRQFLMKDAYSFDIDEAGLDVSYNKHDVAYRRIFTRCGLQFVAVDADSGAMGGSASQEFMVYTDAGEDLIASSPSGYAANIEKATSQLAPVESLAPTGDGLPELVHTPGQRTIDEVGAFLNLAPVHQIKTMAYMVELPEADHAKLGKLRPVVVFLRGDHSLNEAKLLAIAGGELRPMVAEEIEATFRAPAGYLGPIGLEAAPHPKKPGTLIILDKALEGRTNLVAGANKEEYHLRNVTPTRDFKPTLVADVRNIVEGELDPIGGQPMRLGKAVEVGHIFKLGDKYTKSMGASVLNRDGKEVTPIMGCYGIGIERILTAAIENSAAANQGTAYALHPAIAPFQVVVTITNIGDEALLAAGEKIAADLEAAGVDVLLDDRDERAGVKFKDADLVGIPYRINIGRGVAEGKVEFVDRLRSVTEDVALNEVTTKVSGQITSTLNNSLSPAGL from the coding sequence ATGCATCGCTGGTCGCAACTCTTCATCCCCACCCTCCGCGAAGCACCCGCAGACGCCGAAGTCGCCAGCCACAAACTCCTCCTACGCGCAGGCTACATCCGCCAGCTAGGCGCTGGCATCTACAGCTACCTCTTCCTCGGAAACCGCTCCGTCAATAAGATCGTCGCCATCGTGCGCGAGGAGATGGACCGCATCGGCCAGGAGTTCTTTCTCCCCGCTCTTAACCCGAAAGAGTTATGGGAGTCCAGCGGCCGCTGGTCCGGCATGGGCGAAAACATGTTCCGCCTCAAAGACCGCAAGGGTGCCGAGCTCTGCCTTGCCATGACCCACGAAGAGGTCATGACCTCCATCGCTCGCAACGAGCTCCGCAGCTACAAGCAGCTCCCCCAGATCTGGTACCAGATCCAGACTAAATTCCGCGATGAACCCCGCCCCAAATCCGGGCTTCTTCGCGTCCGCCAGTTCCTTATGAAGGACGCCTACTCCTTCGACATTGATGAGGCCGGCCTCGACGTCTCCTACAACAAGCACGACGTAGCCTACCGCCGCATCTTTACCCGCTGCGGTCTGCAGTTCGTCGCCGTCGACGCAGACTCCGGGGCCATGGGCGGCTCTGCCTCGCAGGAGTTCATGGTTTATACCGACGCCGGCGAAGACCTCATCGCCAGCAGCCCATCCGGCTACGCCGCCAATATCGAAAAAGCCACCTCGCAGCTGGCCCCCGTCGAAAGCCTCGCCCCCACTGGCGACGGACTCCCCGAGCTCGTCCACACCCCCGGCCAGCGCACCATCGACGAGGTCGGCGCCTTCCTCAACCTCGCGCCAGTCCACCAGATCAAAACCATGGCCTATATGGTCGAACTACCCGAAGCCGACCACGCCAAACTCGGCAAACTCCGCCCTGTCGTAGTCTTCCTCCGCGGCGACCACTCCCTCAACGAAGCCAAGCTCCTCGCCATCGCCGGCGGCGAGCTCAGGCCCATGGTCGCCGAAGAGATCGAAGCCACCTTCAGGGCCCCCGCAGGCTACCTCGGCCCCATCGGCCTCGAAGCCGCGCCACATCCCAAAAAACCCGGCACCCTTATCATCCTCGATAAGGCGCTCGAAGGCCGCACCAACCTCGTCGCCGGAGCCAACAAGGAGGAGTATCACCTCCGCAACGTCACCCCCACTCGCGACTTCAAGCCCACCCTCGTCGCCGACGTCCGCAACATCGTCGAAGGCGAGCTCGACCCCATCGGCGGCCAGCCCATGCGCCTCGGCAAAGCCGTCGAAGTCGGCCACATCTTCAAACTAGGCGATAAGTACACCAAAAGCATGGGAGCCTCCGTCCTCAACCGTGACGGCAAAGAGGTCACTCCGATCATGGGCTGCTACGGCATCGGCATCGAACGCATCCTCACCGCCGCGATTGAAAACTCAGCCGCAGCCAACCAGGGCACGGCCTACGCCCTTCACCCTGCCATCGCCCCCTTCCAGGTCGTCGTCACCATCACCAATATCGGCGACGAGGCCCTTCTCGCTGCGGGAGAAAAGATCGCGGCAGACCTCGAAGCCGCAGGCGTAGACGTTCTCCTCGACGACCGCGACGAACGCGCAGGAGTCAAGTTCAAAGACGCCGATCTCGTCGGTATCCCGTATCGAATCAATATCGGTCGCGGAGTCGCCGAGGGCAAGGTAGAATTTGTCGACCGCCTGCGAAGCGTCACCGAAGACGTCGCCCTCAACGAAGTCACCACGAAGGTATCCGGCCAGATAACCTCCACGCTGAACAACTCGCTCTCCCCAGCTGGCCTCTAA